The window GCATATCGCAGCGCGCGCGCGACGGCTTCCTTCGCGGAGCGGAGCAGGCTGCCGTGGCCGCCGCGGAACCCCTTCGCAAGCTTGAGGACCGAGCGGCGCTTCTTGTGCGAATGTACGGCTCTTTTTACGCGAGGCATGTCGTTTCCCCTCTACCTTTGTTCTTCGCTGTTGGCCGTCGTCCGCTGTTAAAGGTACGGCAGCAGGCGGCGGATCGACTTCTCGTTCGTCGAGTGGACCAGGGCCGACTTGCGAAGCCCGCGCTTCCGCTTCCGGTCCTTCGTCGTCAGGATGTGGCTCTTCCCGGACTTTGCGCGCTTGATCCCGCCCGCTCCCGTCGCGCGAAACCGCTTGCTTGCGCCGCGGTTCGATTTCATCTTCGGCATGACCTACCCCTCCTGTTTCTGCGCCGGTGGCGCGGTCGGATCCGGCGTCGCCGGCTTCGGCGCCGCCGCCGGTGCGGTCGTCGTCGGTGCCGCCGCCTGCGGCTTTTCGCCGCCGATCGGCTTCTTCTTGTGCACCGTCGGGGAGACGATGGCCATCATCGTCTTCCCTTCCATCTTCGGAGCCGACTCCACCTTCGCGACGTCGGCGATCGCTTCCACGATGTGCTTCAGGACCTCGAAGCCGCTCTGCGAGGCGTAGGCGAGTTCCCGCCCGCGAAACCGGACGGTCACCTTGACCTTGTCGCCCTCCTCGAGGAAGCGGCGGATATGTTTGAGCTTCGTATTCAGGTCGTGCTCTTCCGTCTTCGGACGGACCTTGATCTCCTTGACCTGGATGACGGTCTGCTTCTTCCTCGCCTCCTGCTCCCGCTTGCTCGTGATGTACTTGAACTTGCCGAAATCCATGATCCGGCAGACAGGAGGCACGGCCATGGGAGCCACTTCGACAAGGTCGAGATCCTGGGCCCTCGCGCGCTGGAGCGCCTCCAACGTGTTCACGACACCCAACTGCTCCCCTTCCGGGCCCACGAGTCGAACTTCCGGTACCTGGATCTGCTCGTTGATTCTGGATTCCTTGGCGATGACGTCCTCCTTTACTCCGTCCGGTTGACCGCCTCGCCGCGGAGACGTTCGATGAACGCCTCGATCGGCATGGGGGGCAGTTGCTCCCCTCCGCGCCGACGCGGTGAAACGATTTGCGCTTCGGCCTCGCGCTCGCCCACGACGAGCGCGTACGGCACCTTGTTCACCTGGGACTCGCGGATCTTGTACCCCAGCTTTTCGTTGCGGTAATCGCCCTCCGCGCGGAATCCGCCGGCGCGTAGCGCCGCGACGACCTCCCGCGCGAACGCGTTCTGTTTCTCCGTCACCGGGACGACATCGGCCTGCACCGGGGCGAGCCATACCGGGAAGGCCCCCGCATGGTGCTCCACCAGGACGCCGAAAAACCTCTCCAGCGATCCCATCAGCGCGCGGTGGATCATGATCGCTCGTCGCGGTGTGCCGTCGTCGGCGACATACGTCGCGTCGAACCGCTCGGGATTGTTGAAGTCGACCTGGATCGTGGAGCATTGCCAGGATCGTCCCAGCATGTCCTTGATCTTGATGTCGATCTTCGGCCCGTAGAAAACCCCTTCTCCCGGGTCGACCTCGAAGGGAAGCTCCTTCCGCTCGAGAGCCTTCCGGAGGGCGCTCTCGGCGAGGTCCCAGTGTTCGAGCGATCCCGCGTATTTCTCCGGGCGGGTGGAAAGGTAGATGTCATACCGCTCGAACCCGAACGCCCGCAGCACGAAGAGCGTGAAATCGAGGAGGGTGAAGATCTCCTCGTCGAGCTGGTCGGGGCGCAGAAACAGATGAGCATCGTCCTGGGTGAAGCCCCGCACGCGGAGCAGCCCGTGCAGCGTCCCGGACGGCTCGTAGCGGTACACCGTGCCCAGTTCCGCGTAGCGGATCGGCAGGTCGCGATACGACCGCATGCGGGACTTGTAGATCTGGATGTGGAAGGGGCAGTTCATCGGCTTCAGCTGGTACTCCTGCCCCTCGATGTCGATCGGGGAGAACATCGCCTGCCGGTAGAAATCCGTGTGCCCGCTGATCCGCCAAAGGTCGAGTCGCGCGATTTGGGGGGAGAAGACCAGTTCGTATCCCGCCTTCGCGTGCTCGTCCCGCCAGAAATCCTCCATGACCCTGCGGACGACCGCGCCCTTCGGGTGCCAGAGGATGAGCCCGGGGCCGATGTCGTCGGTCACGCTGAACAGGTCGAGCTCCCGACCCAGCTTTCGGTGATCCCGTTTCTTGATCTCTTCGAGGATCCGCAGGTGCTCGTCCAGCTCCTTTTTCGAAGCGAAGGCGACCCCGTAGATCCGCGTTAGCATCTTGTTCTTCGAATCTCCTCGCCAGTAGGCCCCCGCGGTGTTCATCAGGTGGAACACCCCCACCCGGCCGGTCCCCGGTACGTGCGGCCCCCGGCACAGGTCGAGGAAATTTCCCATACGGTAGAGGGAAACGGTTTCATCGGGGATGTCGGCGAGCAGCTCCTCCTTGTACGGCTCTCCCGGGAACAGGGCGCGGGCCTTCTCCTTCGTCACCTCTTCACGAACGAACGGATGATCGGCCTTGACGATCTCCCGCATCCGCGCCTCGATCCGGACGAGGTCCTCCGGGGTGAACGGCGTCTCGACGTCGAAGTCGTAGTAGAACCCGTTTTCGATGGCCGGCCCGATCGTGATCAGCGCCCCGGGGAAGAGCTCCTTTACGGCGGCGGCCATGACGTGGGCCGTGCTGTGGCGAAGGATCTCCACCCCGTCCGGGTCGGCCGGAAGGACCCATTCGACCTTCGCCCCGTCGGGAATCGGGCGCGCGAGGTCCATCACCACGCCGTCCACCCTGGCGGCAATGGCGACCTTCGCCTTCCCTTCTTTCCTGGCCAGCTCGAGGAGCGTCATCCCGGCGCAGACTCCTTCCGGATTTCCGACAAAAAAAAATATCCCCGCGCACTGGCGGCACGGTGACCTGCCGTCCGTGATGCGCGCCGTTCGGGGGAGAGAAATGGTGGGCGATACTGGACTTGAACCAGTGACCCCCTGCATGTCAAGCAGGTACTCTAACCACCTGAGCTAATCGCCCATCCCTCCGATCAGGATCAATAAACTTACCGACTGCGGAAGGAAATGTCAATGATATTCCGGCCGGTTCCGTGAGTAGACGGCCTCGTGGAACCCCCTGGGCGTCGGCTCGAAGAGGGCGACCGGCGCCCCGGTCCGCCGCGCGACCTCCCCGGGGGAGACCCCGTCCAGGAACAGGTCCCCCGCGTCCCGAAGGGCGACCGAGGGGATGTACAACGTCCCGCGGACTTGCCCCCGCACGGCCGTTACGACGTCGTTTCCGCCGAGCAGCCCGGTCACGGTGACGCTTTCCCCCATCAGGCGGTTTCTGACCGGCACCGCGGCGAACCTCACCCCCGCCCGGGAGGAGAATTCCTCAAGGAATCCGGCCACAAGGCGAGAAGCCGACCGTCCCGTCGCGACGGTCCCCCCGGCGGCGCCCCCCGGCCACCGTTTCCTCCGGAAAAGGGAAGCCGCTTCGTCCCGGAACTGCCGGACCAGCCCCACGCCGTTTTCGATCTGCGCGAACGATCCGTACGACCGGCGACCGGGGACGTCCCGTTCCGCCATCAGGTAATATTCGTCGGCGGCGACCGCGAACGGCTCCCCGTCCTCGCTTTTTCCGATCTCCTTGTCCAGCGCACGGAGCAGGTCGAGCGTCTCCCTTGCCAGGTCGCGCGTGACCGGGCGCAGCGGCGGCAACCCGGCCCGATGGGACGTAAGCCCCACCGGGACCACGGCTACCGTGCGAAGCCCCGGACGAAGGCCGGAGAGTTCCCTAAGGCTTCGCGCGAGTTCCGCGCCGTCGTTGATCCCGGGACAGACGACGATCTGGCCGTGGAGGAAGATCCCGGCGCGGATCAGACGCCGCATCACGCCCATCACATCGGCAGCCCTCGGGTTCCCGAGCATCCGCCGGCGCAGGTCCGGGTCGGTCGTGTGGATCGACACGTACAGGGGCGAGAGACGGTATCGGACGACCCTCGCCTCCTCCTCATCGGACAGGTCCGAAAAGGTGACGTATTGCCCGTGGAGGAAAGAGAGGCGGACGTCCTCGTCCTTCACGTAGAGGGTGCGGCGAAGCCCCTTCGGCAACTGGTGGACAAAGCAGAAGATGCACCGGTTGCGGCAGCGCCGGACGCGGAT is drawn from Candidatus Deferrimicrobium sp. and contains these coding sequences:
- a CDS encoding 50S ribosomal protein L20; the protein is MPRVKRAVHSHKKRRSVLKLAKGFRGGHGSLLRSAKEAVARALRYA
- the rpmI gene encoding 50S ribosomal protein L35, giving the protein MPKMKSNRGASKRFRATGAGGIKRAKSGKSHILTTKDRKRKRGLRKSALVHSTNEKSIRRLLPYL
- the infC gene encoding translation initiation factor IF-3 encodes the protein MAKESRINEQIQVPEVRLVGPEGEQLGVVNTLEALQRARAQDLDLVEVAPMAVPPVCRIMDFGKFKYITSKREQEARKKQTVIQVKEIKVRPKTEEHDLNTKLKHIRRFLEEGDKVKVTVRFRGRELAYASQSGFEVLKHIVEAIADVAKVESAPKMEGKTMMAIVSPTVHKKKPIGGEKPQAAAPTTTAPAAAPKPATPDPTAPPAQKQEG
- the thrS gene encoding threonine--tRNA ligase, which translates into the protein MTLLELARKEGKAKVAIAARVDGVVMDLARPIPDGAKVEWVLPADPDGVEILRHSTAHVMAAAVKELFPGALITIGPAIENGFYYDFDVETPFTPEDLVRIEARMREIVKADHPFVREEVTKEKARALFPGEPYKEELLADIPDETVSLYRMGNFLDLCRGPHVPGTGRVGVFHLMNTAGAYWRGDSKNKMLTRIYGVAFASKKELDEHLRILEEIKKRDHRKLGRELDLFSVTDDIGPGLILWHPKGAVVRRVMEDFWRDEHAKAGYELVFSPQIARLDLWRISGHTDFYRQAMFSPIDIEGQEYQLKPMNCPFHIQIYKSRMRSYRDLPIRYAELGTVYRYEPSGTLHGLLRVRGFTQDDAHLFLRPDQLDEEIFTLLDFTLFVLRAFGFERYDIYLSTRPEKYAGSLEHWDLAESALRKALERKELPFEVDPGEGVFYGPKIDIKIKDMLGRSWQCSTIQVDFNNPERFDATYVADDGTPRRAIMIHRALMGSLERFFGVLVEHHAGAFPVWLAPVQADVVPVTEKQNAFAREVVAALRAGGFRAEGDYRNEKLGYKIRESQVNKVPYALVVGEREAEAQIVSPRRRGGEQLPPMPIEAFIERLRGEAVNRTE
- a CDS encoding DUF512 domain-containing protein, which encodes MPEGAGGGSSQIGVGVDAVSPGSPADRAGIVAGDRILSVSGRSVEDLLDLHFLTSRSRFTLEWRDISGAMRRKQFRLEGETPGIFPEPIRVRRCRNRCIFCFVHQLPKGLRRTLYVKDEDVRLSFLHGQYVTFSDLSDEEEARVVRYRLSPLYVSIHTTDPDLRRRMLGNPRAADVMGVMRRLIRAGIFLHGQIVVCPGINDGAELARSLRELSGLRPGLRTVAVVPVGLTSHRAGLPPLRPVTRDLARETLDLLRALDKEIGKSEDGEPFAVAADEYYLMAERDVPGRRSYGSFAQIENGVGLVRQFRDEAASLFRRKRWPGGAAGGTVATGRSASRLVAGFLEEFSSRAGVRFAAVPVRNRLMGESVTVTGLLGGNDVVTAVRGQVRGTLYIPSVALRDAGDLFLDGVSPGEVARRTGAPVALFEPTPRGFHEAVYSRNRPEYH